The Benincasa hispida cultivar B227 chromosome 11, ASM972705v1, whole genome shotgun sequence genome has a segment encoding these proteins:
- the LOC120091268 gene encoding zinc finger CCCH domain-containing protein 48-like isoform X1 produces the protein MDVDGGGKRVFQRLGAPSGDSRNQKVCYHWRAGKCNRYPCPFLHRELNGPPHAASNGAANAAPKRGHGFASDDSSFSVPRRSPNFSGGSTWGRVHGGGNKIVRKTEKLCNFWVQGNCGYGDKCRYLHSWSLGESFSHLTQLDGHQKVITGIAFPSGSDKLYTGSKDETVRVWDCQSGQCMAVINLGGEVGSMIAEGPWVFVGIPNFVKAWNIQTSADLSLSGPVGLVYALVVGNDLLFAGTQVKSSKFNHNAYPSTQDGSILAWKFNVATNCFEPAASLNGHTLPVVSLVVGANRLYSGSMDHSIKVWSLESLQCLQTLSDHTSVVMSVLCWEQFLLSCSLDKTIKVWAATESGNLEVTYTQKEDHGLLTLCGMHDLDGKPILLCSSNDNSVRLYDLPSFSERGKIYSKEEIRSIQAGPGGIFFTGDGTGQVKVWTWLAEQAAAASM, from the exons ATGGATGTCGATGGAGGCGGTAAGCGCGTTTTTCAGAGGCTGGGCGCACCTTCCGGAGATTCTAGGAATCAGAAGGTCTGTTACCATTGGAGGGCGGGTAAATGTAATCGCTATCCATGTCCTTTTCTTCACCGAGAGTTAAATGGCCCTCCACATGCGGCTTCGAATGGAGCTGCTAATGCTGCCCCGAAGAGGGGTCATGGATTCGCCTCTGATGATTCGAGTTTTTCTGTTCCCCGACGGAGTCCCAATTTTAGCGGCGGCTCGACGTGGGGACGAGTTCATGGTGGTGGCAATAAAATAGTTAGAAAGACAGAGAAGCTTTGTAATTTTTGGGTTCAGGGGAACTGTGGTTATGGTGATAAGTGTAGATACTTGCATTCTTGGAGTTTGGGGGAAAGTTTTTCGCATCTAACGCAGCTCGATGGGCATCAGAAG GTTATAACTGGGATTGCTTTTCCATCTGGTTCTGATAAGCTTTATACTGGTAGTAAAGATGAGACCGTCAGGGTCTGGGACTGCCAGTCCGGGCAG TGCATGGCCGTTATTAATCTTGGCGGAGAAGTTGGTTCCATGATTGCTGAAGGCCCTTGGGTATTTGTAGGCATACCTAATTTTGTTAAA GCATGGAACATTCAGACTTCAGCTGATCTGAGTCTTAGTGGACCCGTTGGCCTAGTTTATGCCCTTGTTGTGGGCAATGATTTACTCTTTGCTGGTACACAG GTTAAGTCTTCCAAGTTTAATCATAATGCTTACCCTTCCACACAGGATGGGTCCATATTGGCATGGAAATTTAATGTAGCAACCAACTGCTTTGAGCCAGCTGCATCACTCAATGGCCACACCCTTCCTGTTGTTTCTTTAGTCGTGGGAGCTAATAGGCTCTACTCTGGTTCCATGGACCATTCTATTAAA gtaTGGAGTTTGGAATCTTTACAATGTCTACAGACACTGTCAGATCATACATCAGTTGTAATGTCTGTACTTTGCTGGGAGCAATTTCTTTTGTCGTGTTCACTAGATAAAACTATAAAG GTTTGGGCTGCTACAGAAAGTGGAAACTTGGAAGTAACTTACACGCAAAAAGAAGACCAT GGCCTGCTTACTCTCTGTGGGATGCATGATTTAGATGGGAAGCCTATTTTGTTATGTTCGAGCAACGACAACTCTGTTCGCCTTTATGATCTGCCATC GTTCTCTGAGAGGGGTAAAATATATTCCAAGGAAGAAATTAGATCAATTCAAGCTGGTCCAGGAGGCATCTTCTTTACCGGTGATGGGACCGGGCAAGTGAAAGTATGGACGTGGTTGGCTGAACAAGCTGCGGCAGCGAGCATGTAA
- the LOC120091268 gene encoding zinc finger CCCH domain-containing protein 48-like isoform X2 yields the protein MDVDGGGKRVFQRLGAPSGDSRNQKVCYHWRAGKCNRYPCPFLHRELNGPPHAASNGAANAAPKRGHGFASDDSSFSVPRRSPNFSGGSTWGRVHGGGNKIVRKTEKLCNFWVQGNCGYGDKCRYLHSWSLGESFSHLTQLDGHQKVITGIAFPSGSDKLYTGSKDETVRVWDCQSGQCMAVINLGGEVGSMIAEGPWVFVGIPNFVKAWNIQTSADLSLSGPVGLVYALVVGNDLLFAGTQDGSILAWKFNVATNCFEPAASLNGHTLPVVSLVVGANRLYSGSMDHSIKVWSLESLQCLQTLSDHTSVVMSVLCWEQFLLSCSLDKTIKVWAATESGNLEVTYTQKEDHGLLTLCGMHDLDGKPILLCSSNDNSVRLYDLPSFSERGKIYSKEEIRSIQAGPGGIFFTGDGTGQVKVWTWLAEQAAAASM from the exons ATGGATGTCGATGGAGGCGGTAAGCGCGTTTTTCAGAGGCTGGGCGCACCTTCCGGAGATTCTAGGAATCAGAAGGTCTGTTACCATTGGAGGGCGGGTAAATGTAATCGCTATCCATGTCCTTTTCTTCACCGAGAGTTAAATGGCCCTCCACATGCGGCTTCGAATGGAGCTGCTAATGCTGCCCCGAAGAGGGGTCATGGATTCGCCTCTGATGATTCGAGTTTTTCTGTTCCCCGACGGAGTCCCAATTTTAGCGGCGGCTCGACGTGGGGACGAGTTCATGGTGGTGGCAATAAAATAGTTAGAAAGACAGAGAAGCTTTGTAATTTTTGGGTTCAGGGGAACTGTGGTTATGGTGATAAGTGTAGATACTTGCATTCTTGGAGTTTGGGGGAAAGTTTTTCGCATCTAACGCAGCTCGATGGGCATCAGAAG GTTATAACTGGGATTGCTTTTCCATCTGGTTCTGATAAGCTTTATACTGGTAGTAAAGATGAGACCGTCAGGGTCTGGGACTGCCAGTCCGGGCAG TGCATGGCCGTTATTAATCTTGGCGGAGAAGTTGGTTCCATGATTGCTGAAGGCCCTTGGGTATTTGTAGGCATACCTAATTTTGTTAAA GCATGGAACATTCAGACTTCAGCTGATCTGAGTCTTAGTGGACCCGTTGGCCTAGTTTATGCCCTTGTTGTGGGCAATGATTTACTCTTTGCTGGTACACAG GATGGGTCCATATTGGCATGGAAATTTAATGTAGCAACCAACTGCTTTGAGCCAGCTGCATCACTCAATGGCCACACCCTTCCTGTTGTTTCTTTAGTCGTGGGAGCTAATAGGCTCTACTCTGGTTCCATGGACCATTCTATTAAA gtaTGGAGTTTGGAATCTTTACAATGTCTACAGACACTGTCAGATCATACATCAGTTGTAATGTCTGTACTTTGCTGGGAGCAATTTCTTTTGTCGTGTTCACTAGATAAAACTATAAAG GTTTGGGCTGCTACAGAAAGTGGAAACTTGGAAGTAACTTACACGCAAAAAGAAGACCAT GGCCTGCTTACTCTCTGTGGGATGCATGATTTAGATGGGAAGCCTATTTTGTTATGTTCGAGCAACGACAACTCTGTTCGCCTTTATGATCTGCCATC GTTCTCTGAGAGGGGTAAAATATATTCCAAGGAAGAAATTAGATCAATTCAAGCTGGTCCAGGAGGCATCTTCTTTACCGGTGATGGGACCGGGCAAGTGAAAGTATGGACGTGGTTGGCTGAACAAGCTGCGGCAGCGAGCATGTAA